The Geothrix oryzae DNA window GCTGGCGGAGCTGCTCGAGCACGGCCAGGATGTCTGCGTGGCCCGGGGCGGCCGCGGCGGCCTGGGCAACACGAACTTCAAGAGCTCCACCAACCGCACCCCCCGCCATCATCAGCCCGGCGAGGATGGCGAGGAACGCACCCTCGACCTGGAGCTCAAGCTCATCGCGGATGTGGGCCTGGTGGGCTTCCCCAACGCGGGCAAGAGCACCCTGGTGAGCCGCCTCAGCGCCGCCCGGCCCAAGATCGCCGACTATCCCTTCACCACCCTGGAGCCCCAGCTCGGCGTCGTGAGCCTCGACCGCTTCGGGGGCGACCTCCTCGACAGCTGGGTCATCGCCGACATCCCCGGCCTCATCGAAGGCGCCGCGGACGGTGCGGGTCTGGGCATCCAGTTCCTGCGCCATGTGGAGCGCACCCGCATGCTGCTGCACCTCGTGGACCTGTCGGATCCCATCACCGAACCCGCCGAAGCCATCCGCGTGATCGACGGCGAGGTGCAGGCCTTCAGTCCCGTGCTGGCCGCCAAACCGCGCTGGCTGGTGGGCACCAAGCTCGACGCCCTGCAGGACGAGGAGCGCCGGAAGGCCTTCGAGGCCCTCTGCGCCGAACGGGGCCAGAAGCCCGTCTTCATCTCGGGCGTCACCGGCGAGGGCCTGCGCGAACTCGCCTTCGCGGTGGATGCCGCCCTCAAGGAACTCAAAGGACTCAAGGAAGAGGCCCGGTAGTGCGCGTCGGCCTGCTCGGGGGGGCGTTCAATCCCCCACATGAGGGGCATCTGAAACTTGCCCGACTGGCGCTGGATCACCTCGAACTGGATGAGCTGCGCTTCGTGCCCACCTTCGTCAGCCCCCACAAGCCCGACCCCGGCGGCCCCGGCGGCGAGGCCCGCCTGCACCTGTTGACCGAGGCCCTCCGGGCCTTCGATCCGCGTTGCCGGGTGGAGTGCCTCGAGCTGGACCGCGGCGGCACCAGCTACACCGTGGACACCCTTGAGACCCTGGCGGTCCGGGAGCCCGGCACGGCCTGGATCCTCGTCATGGGCAGCGATCAGCTGCCGGGCCTGCCCCGCTGGCGGCAGCCCGAGCGGGTGTTCCAGCTCGCCTCCGCCGCGGTGGCCCTCCGGCCCGGCGCGCCCGGCACGATCCCCGAAGTCCCGGGCCTGCGGCCCGCCGCATCCTGGTCCGGCCACCCCGGAGAGCTGGTCTGGCTTCCCGCCACGGAACTGGACCTGGCCTCGACGGACCTCCGCCTTCGTCTGGCGGCGGATCCTGCCCAGGATCCGGGGGGCATTCCGCCCCAAGTTATGGCTGCCATCCGCACCGAAAACCTGTATCGTTAGCCTGCTCTGGAGCCCGCATGACCCTTGATTCCCGGCTTGCGACCGTCGTCGACGCCGCCCGGTCCAAGAAAGCCTTCCGCATCCGCCTCCTGGACGTGAAGGACATCGCCAGCTTCACCGACACCTTCGCCTTCATGAGCGGCGGCAGCGATCGCCAGAACCGCGCCATCGCCGAGGCCATCGAGGACGCCCTGAAGCTGGCGGATGGGGAGCGCCCCATCTCCCGCGAAGGCGAGACCAACGGCAACTGGGTGCTGCTCGATTTCGGCAACCTGGTCGTCCATGTCATGGACGAGGAGACCCGCCGCCACTACAACCTCGAGGAACTCTGGAACGCCGGCCGCGAGCTGGAACTGCCCGCCGAGCTCCCCCCCGCCTCCGATGCCCGCCCGTAGGAGATGACCTCCATGCCCATCGACCAGACCAACGCCTTTGAGGCCATGCAGGCCCGTCTGCGGGTCGCCTCCCAGCTCTACGGACTGGACGATGCGCTCTTCAAGGTGTTCATGGCGCCCAGCCGCTCCATGATCGTCAGCCTGCCCGTGCTCATGGACAACGGGCACTGGGAGGTCTTCACCGGCTACCGCGTGCAGCACAATGTGGCGCGCGGACCGGCCAAGGGTGGCATCCGCTACGACCTCAATGTCACCCTCGACGAGGTCAAGGCCCTCGCGGCATGGATGACCTGGAAGTGTGCCGTGGTGGATGTGCCCTTCGGCGGCGGCAAGGGCGGCATCGTCTGCGACCCCACCCGCCTGAGCCTGGGCGAGAAGGAGCGGCTCACTCGACGCTACATCGCCGAGATCATGGACATCATCGGCCCCGACCGTGATGTGCCCGCCCCGGACATGGGCACCGATGCCCAGACCATGGCCTGGGTCCTCGACACCTATTCCATGCATGTCCGCCGTACCGAGAACGCCGTCGTCACCGGCAAGCCCCTGGGTCTGGGCGGCAGCCTGGGCCGCGCCGAAGCCACGGGCCGCGGCATCCTCATCACCGCCCGCGAGGCCATGCAGCGCCTGGGCAAGCCCCTGGCCGGGGCCACCGTGGCCGTGCAGGGCTTCGGCAATGTGGGCAGCCAGGCCGCGCGGCTGCTGCATGAGGCCGGGGCCCGCGTCGTGGCCATCAGCGACATCCAGGGCGCCGTCAAGAACGACCGGGGCCTGGACATCCACGCCCTGCTCAAGCATGTGGCCGAGGCCCGCACCGTCGCCGGGTTCCGGGGCGCCGAGCCCCTGGATCCCAAGACCCTCCTGACCCACCCGGTGGACATCCTCGTGCCCGCCGCGTCGGAGAACCAGATCACCGAGGCCAACGCCGCCCAGGTGCGCGCCAAGGTCATCGTGGAGGGTGCCAACGGCCCCACCACCCCCGAGGCCGATCCCATCCTGCTGGAGCACGGCGTCCTCGTGGTGCCCGACATCCTGGCCAATGTCGGCGGCGTCACCGTCAGCTACTTCGAGTGGGTGCAGAACCGCCAGGGCTTCTACTGGCGGGAGCGCGAAGTCAACGAGCGCCTGGTGGACTACATGACCCATGCCTTCCAGGCCACCTTCGCCACCACCGACAAGTACAAGACCAACCCCCGCATCGGCGCCTACATCCTGGCCCTCGACCGCGTGGCCCAGGCCATGAGATACCGCGGATTCTACGCGTGATCCAAAGCTACATCAGGGTCTCCCGGAAGGCTTGGCACTACAGCACGCAAGCCTACGAGACCGGCCCCGACGAGCGGAAGAAGGTCAAGCGGCACCTCCGTTGGGCCGCCTTGGCCGTCCTCCGGGAGGTCTCCGTCCAGGGCTGGTTCGCCTTCCTGGATGCCCCGGTCATCCGCCCCTTCGTGGAGGCCAATCCCCGCTTGGCCTTCCGCCCCATGGGCACCTACATGTCCCGCCGGTGGAACTGGTCCAGACGCTTCAAGGTCATCCGCGACACCTACCTGTTCGTGAACGCCAAGGGCGGCGAGTTCCAGGCGGCCATGCTCCGGGAGGGGGGCCTCCTGCTGGCCCGGATCCCCCTGGACAAGGCCGGGACCATGAGCCTGCGGATGCGCGCCGACGCCCAGTTCCGCAAGGAGGGTGAAATCGGCGTCTTCCTCGAGCTCGAGGGCACCAGCGGGGCCATCAGTTCGTTTGCCTTCTCCCTCGAGCACCTTCCGGAGGGCTGGTCCTGTGTCGTCGGGGCGCTCCAGGGCCGCAAGGGCGGGGACGAGGAGACCATCAAGCTCGCCACCAAAGCCATGCATGGCCTCCGCCCCAAGGCCCTCATGGTCTTCGTGGCCCAGGAGGTTGCCCGCTCCCTGCGGGTGGCCCATCTGCTGGGCGTGGGAAACGACATCCATGTGGCCCGGGGCCGGATCCTCGGGCCCGGCAAGAAAATCCTCTTCGACTACGACGACCTGTGGATCGAGGCGGGCGGCGAGCGGCAGCCCGACGGCTGGTTCCGTCTGCCCCTGAAGGCGGCCCGACGCTCCGGCGACGAGATCAAGCCCAACAAGCGGTCCATGTACACCAAGCGCTACGCCTTGATGGACGCCCTCTCCCGGCAGATCCGGACGGTGCTCACGGCCTCGGGATCCCGGTAGCCGCTTCCGACTTCGCGATTCCCGGCCCGCCGGGATCGCAGGCATCATGGGAGGGTGAATTCCCTCCGTCGCTGCCCGTCCCAGATCCTGCTCTGGTGCTGCCTCGCCAGTGCGGGAGGGGGCATGCTGTCGGCCCAGACCCCCATCGGCACCCTGATCTCGGAGCAATCCCGCACCAACTTCACCGTCCAGGGGGCCGGAGCCCGCGCCATGGGGCTGGGCGGGGCCTTCATCGCGGTGGCGGATGACGCCACCGCCGTCTCCTTCAATCCCGCCGGCCTGGCCCAGCTCCTCCACCCCGAGGTGAGCTTCGTGGCGCGTGGAACCCAGCGCTCCGTCGGCTACGAGGACTTCGAGACCTCGAGCCGGAGCCGCGTCCTGGCCGTGAGCGATGCCCTCGTCAGCTCCACGCGCTTCGATCCCCTGTTCATCTCCGCGACCGCCCCGCTGCAGGCGGGCGGCCGGAACCTGGTCCTCCAGCTGTCCATCCAGCGGGCCTTCGCTCTGACCGACCACACCCAGCGGACCCTCACGGAATCGCCCCTCACCACCGCTTCCGGCTTGCCGGTCCAGCTGGCCCAGGACATCACCCAGACCGGGCAGATCGACCTCTACTCCCTGGCCGTGGCCTACGAAGTGTCCCAGCGCATCCTGCTGGGCCTCTCCTACAACCAGTGGCGCGGACGCTGGGACCTCGCCTCGGCGAGCCTCCGCACCACCGGGACGACCCAGGCGGCCGTGGCCTTCCGCCAGACGAATGCCATGGATGGCGAGAACCTCAACCTGGGGCTCATCTGGCGCTGGCCCACCTGGAGCTTCGGGATCGTCCACCGCACGGGGTTCCACGCCGACTACACCTTCGCCACGCAGCTCTCCACCAGTTCCGGCTCGGGAGGCTTCACCGGCGCGCCCATGACCACGGGGCTCCATTGGCCCGCAGGGACCGGCCTCGGTTTCGCCTACCGCCCCTCGGACCTGTGGCTGATCACCGCGGACCTGTCCCACACCCTGTGGTCCACCACCCGGTACATGTCCACCTCCCCGCGGCTCAACGGCCAGAGCTTCTTCGATTTCGACAAGGGGGACCGGACCCCGAACGCCACGGATGTCCACCTGGGCATCGAATACCTGAAGATCACTCAGGACGGCACCGTGATCCCCCTCCGGGCCGGGCTGAGCCGCGAACCCCAGCCGGTGGTCGATGCGATCACCGGCACCCAGAGGGTGATGAACCATGTCTCCCTGGGCAGCGGCCTCAAGCGGGGAGCCATCGGCGTGGATGTGGCCTACCGGTACGGCTGGTCCAGCCGGCGCGCCTCGCAGTCCCTGGAGGTGGATCAGATCCTGACGCGGACCGGAACCCCGTCCGTGGGGACGGAACACATCCGAGAGCACCGGCTCGATGTCTCCACCATCCTCCAGTTCGACCGGCACCCGCTCGAGCGGGTTCTCCGCCATCTCTTCGTGGGGGACTGAGCGTGGGTTCCCGGATTCGTGCCGTGCTGGGGCTGGGGCTGGCGCCCCTGCTGCTGGCGCAGGCGTACTCCACCTTCTATTCGGCCTACCAGGATGGGCTCGAGGCCGAGCGCCAGGGGCAGTGGAAGACGGCCGCCGCGGCCTACCGCCGGGCCATCGAGCTCCGGCCCGCCTCGGCGGCGCGGGTGGTCATCTACGGAAACAACCTGCTCACCAACTACTCGCCCCACACCCACCTGGCACACTGCCTCCTCGAAGCCGGAGATGCGGCCGGCGCCCGGGCAGCCCTCGAGAAGGCCGCCTTCTACGGAGAGCCGAAAGCGGAACGGGAGGCCTTGAGCCACGCCATCGGCCAAAGGGATCAGGCTGTCGTGCCCCCCAAGGGGCCCCTCTCCTCAGCCCAGCCCACGGAGCCCGTTCCCGGCCCCCGCCATCCGACCCCACCTCCAGCCACGGAGCCCGCGCCGACGCCGGCCCCAGCCTCAGCCCCGTCGCCAGGACCGTCGCATGGACCGTCGCCGATGCCAACGCCGGCCCAGGCCCCCGCCCAGACCTTCCCTACACCTGCCGCCGCTTCGTCCACTCCCGCCAAACCCCAGGCGGGCCTCCCGGCCCCGGCCGAAGCAGCCGTTCCCACCTCCGCACCAGGTCCGGTCCCTGCCATCACGCCCGCCCCTCAGGCACCCTCAGGGACTCGCGGTGAAACGGGCCTTGCCTGGAGGTGGATCTGGCCCCTCGGGGCCTTCCTGGGCCTGGTCGGGGCGATCCTGATCAATCGGAGGCGGCATCGCACCCTCCACGAATCCTCCTTCCGGGATCCGGAGCAGCTCGGTCCCTACCGGATCGAACGCCTGCTGGGGCGGGGCGGGTTCGCCAGCACCTACCTGGCCCACCATGCCGCGACCAAGGCGCCCGTGGCCCTCAAGCTGCTCCACCCCTATCGCCACGATGATCCCGAGTTCCTCCGCCGCTTTCGGCAGGAGGCGAAACTGGGCACCATGCTGAACCATCCCAACCTGGTGCGGATGCTGGATCCCGGGCCCGAGGCGGGCCCCCCCTGGCTGGCGATGGAATACATCGCCGGCCGGCGCCTCGACCAGGTGCTCCGGGAGGATGGGCCCCCGACCCTGCCCTGGTTCCTCCGCGTCGCGCTCCAGATCGCCGGCGCCATGGCCCACGCCCACCGCCTGGGCATCGTCCACCGCGACCTGAAGCCCGGCAATGTGATCTTCGATGGGGATCAGGCCAAGGTGATGGATTTCGGCATCTCCCGCATCGTGGATTCCAATACCCTGACCACCACCTATGCCTTCCTCGGAACGCCCCGGTACGCCGCGCCCGAGGCCCAGCTCAAGGCCCAGGTGACCTCGGCCGCCGATCGCTACGCCTTCGGGATCATCCTCTTCGAGATGCTCGCCGGGCACCCGCCCTTCGACGGCGAAACCCCCTTCGAGATCCTCGAACAGCACCAGCGGGCCCCCCTGCCGGACCTGGCGGCCCTCCGTCCGGATCTCCCCGCCGAACTCGTGAACCTCATCGAACGGCTCTGCCGGAAAGATCCGGACGAGCGCCCCGACGACCCGGAGGTGATCGAGGTTCTCGAGCGCCTCCTGCTGGAGTCTTCATCACAAGGATGAGCCATGGCCCGAACGCGGTTCCAGGATGCAGGTGACGGTCTCCCGCTGAAGGCCCTTCCCGCCGCCGCGCTCCGCGCGGTGCTGGCCGAGGGCTATTCGGGGCGACAGTTCCGGCAGGACCTCACCGCGGGCTTCCTGGTGGGCATCGTGGCGCTGCCCCTGGCCATGGCCCTGGCCATCGCCGTGGGCGTGCCGCCCCAGCAGGGACTCTACACCGCCATCGTCGCCGGGTTCTTCACGGCGCTGCTCGGGGGATCCCGCATCCAGGTGGCGGGGCCCACCGCGGCCTTCATCGTCGTGCTGGCTCCCTTGTACGCCCGCTTCGGCCTGGCCGGGCTGCTCATGTCCGGCCTCATGGCGGGCCTGATCCTCATCGGCATGGGCGCCCTGCGCCTGGGCCGCCTCATCGAATACATCCCCTTCCCCGTGACCACCGGCTTCACCACGGGCATCGCCACGGTGATCGCCGCCCTCCAGCTCAAGGATCTCTTCGGCCTGAGACTCGAAGGGAACCCCGACCACTTCTTCGAGCGGCTCGGCGCCATGATCCAGGCCCGGGGCACGGCCTCGCCCTGGGAGTTCCTGGTGGGCCTGGGCACCCTGGCGATCCTCCTCCTCCCGAGGCTGCCCAAGCGCTGGCTGGTGCGGCTGCCCCGCCCCCTGCGCAAAATTCCGGCGCCCCTCATCGCCCTGCCCCTGGCGGCGGTGGTCGGCTGGGGCCTTCCCCACCTCATCCCTGGCTTTTCGGTGGATACCATCGGCACCCGGTTCCACACCCTGATCGGCGGGCGGATGGTGGACGGCATCCCCCAGATCCCCCCTCTGCCCATGTGGCCCTGGCACGCGCCGGGGCCCGGCGGCCAGCCCCTGGGGATGAACCTGGGCACCCTGCGGATGCTGCTCCCCAGCGCCTTCGCCGTGGCCATGCTCGGCGCCATCGAGTCGCTGCTGTCGGCCGTGGTGGCCGACGGCATGGCCCGCACCCGCCACGACCCCGATGCCGAGCTGATGGCCCTCGGCGTGGGCAATGTGCTGGCCCCCTTCTTCGGCGGCATCCCGGCCACGGGCGCCATCGCGCGGACGGCCACGAATTTCCGCTATGGCGGGCGCACGCCCATCGCCGCCATGACCCACGCCCTGACGATCCTCCTGGCCATCCTCCTGCTGGCCCCCCTCATCCGCTTCCTGCCCATGGCCAGCCTGGCCGCACTTCTGCTGCTGGTGGCCTGGAACATGTCGGAGGCTGAGCACTTCCTCCACACCCTCAAGGTCGCCCCCAAGAGCGATGTGGCGGTCCTCCTGACCTGCTACTTCCTCACGGTGGTCTTCGACATGGTGATCGCCGTGACCGTGGGCATCATGCTGGCCTCGCTGCTCTTCATGCGCCGCATGGCCGGCCTGTCCGGCGGCCAGGTCACCCACCCGGACCACCGCGCCCTGCCGGGTCCCCTGCCTGAGGGCGTGGTGATCTACGACCTGGCGGGCCCCCTCTTCTTCGGCGCGGCCGAGCGGGCCATGGGCGCCATGCGGGCCATCGGCGCGGATGTCCGCGTCATCATCTTCCGCATGGAGCAGGTCCCCAGCGCTGATGTGACGGGCCTGGTGGCCATGGAGGGCGTGCTCCGGGAGATGGCGCGGCAGGGGATCAAGGCCATCATCGTGGGGCTCCACGGCCAGGCCCGGGAGGTCTTCGCGCGCGGCGGCATCCATGGGAAGGCCGACGAACTTGCCATCTGCGACACCATGACGGATGCCTTCCGGATCATGAAAGCCAAGCTCCACACCTACCGGCGCCTGGAGCTCGGACCCATCCGCTTCCAGGTGCTGCACCGCGAGAAGGCGAAGATCCGGAAGGCCCCGAAGTAGCGGCCTTCCGGACCCCGGTACGGGTGGGGCTCAGAGCCCCAGGTTCACGGTCACGGTCGCACCCGAAGCCACCGTGGCCGTCTGGACCGTCGAGGCGGACTGGGTGGTGGTCCCGTCGGCATTCGCGGTGAAGCGCAGGGCCTGAACGCTGTAGGCGCCCGCCGGGACGGCCGTGAAGCCGTAAGTCTCCGCCGCCGTGCCCACGGTGGCCATCGTTGTCTGCACGATGAAGGTGTGACTTCCCGACGGCGTGGTCAGGGACTGGAGCAGGTTCACCCGGTCGCTCTGGCTGCTGGTGGCCACCGGCGTGAGGCCGCCCGCCACGCCCCCGAGGGCGGCGTTGGCGGTGAAGGCCGCGCTGTAGCTGAACACGGGGGCCATCGCGGTGAGGGCGAAGCCGTCGCTGGCCTTGGCATCATAGGCCTTGAAGGTGGGTGCCGCCCCCGTCACGGGCTGGCTCACCACGAAGTAGGTCGCGCCCACGGGAAGCAGATCCAGGGTGTAGGCACCGGCGGCATCCGTCACGGTGCTGCGCGCGAGGACGGCATTGCCCGAGCCATCGAGGGTTTCCGCATAGACCAGGACCCCCGGCAGCGCCGCCGAAGTCGCGGCGTCCGTCAGCGTCCCGTGGATGGAGCCCGTGACGAGCTTGTCGCAGGCCCAGACCGTGGGGCGCAGGTGATACTGGCCCGACATCCCCGCCTGCACCACCTGGATGGAGTGGGCCGCATCGAAGTCGATCCACACATCCTTCGTGGTACCCGCGGCCACATCGAAGTTCACGATGAGCTTGATGCCCGTCTGGAGCCCCGAGGGCACGGTCAGGTCATGGACGGTGCCATCCGCCAGCTTCACGGTGTTGCCGGCGCCCAGGATCAGGCGCATCTGCCCATAGTGGCCCGCGGGCAGCGTCGCGCCGGCCGCCAGCGTCTCGTCCACGCCACCCACGAGGCTGAGCAGGTTCAAGGTCTTACGGGGCGTGCCGAGGGTGATCCAGCCGCCGTTGCCGGCGATCTCCACGGTCTGGATGTTGACATTGATCTCCTGGTAGCCCGAGATGGGCCCGTCGACCAGGTGCACATTCATGGTTCCCGTGCCGGAACCCGAGGAAGAGCCGCCGCAGCCCAGGATGAGCATCCCTCCAAGCGTGGCTGCGAGCAGAAGCGCGGTGCGCCATCGAAGCATGGGACCTCCTTAGCAAGAGGAGGAAACCATAGCTTCCCCGCCGCCGCCCGCAACCGCCGGGCCCAACCGCAGCCATGCTTGCAGTAGCACCCGGCCGCGGCCGCGCCTCGGCCCAAAATGACTCTCAAGTGTTTATTTTTTATATAGATCCATCGAACTAAGCTCGTTCAGAACACCCTGAGCAGCGCGATGAAGCCGTTCACCGTCTTGACCCCCGCGATGTCGCTCTGGACGCCGAGGCCCAGGTCCACGCGCACGGCGGTGAAGAGCCAGAACCCCGGCAGATCCCCGGCGAGTCCCACACCGCTCACGCCATAGGTCTTCTGGTCATCCAGGCTGCGGGCCCGGGCATGCTCGAGGCTCACGGAGAGGCGCAGGTTCGGCCCCGTGGGGATGGCCAGGGCCGTCTTCGCATAGACCAGCCGGTCCGCCGTGATGGCGTTGGCCCGGATGCCCGCGATGCGCACGGCCCCCCCGAGACCGCCCACATCCAGGGCCTTGAAGCGGTCGAAGGCGCGGCCCGAAGCCCAGCCGGCCTCGCCGTGGAACCAGAACCCCGGCCGCACCTCGCGGTCCAGGCCGAGGCTGCCGCCCCAGCGTCGGAAGTCGCCCCCTTCGGGAACCAGCTGGGGATCCGTGGCCAGGCCGTAGGTGCCCTCGGGGCGCCGGCCCCACCCATGGAAGGCCCGCACCTGGAAGCCCCGGTAGAGCCAGGAGCCCTGGAGGGTGCCCACGCGCGTCAGGCCCGAGGGCGGCAGGAGGTAGCCCGGGGTGCGGTACTTGCTGTCGCCCTCGCTGAAGTCGTCGTACTCGAAGTCCCCGCGTCCTTCCAGGCGGAAGCCCAGCCCCAGGTCGCGTCCCAGCTCCAGGCCCACCTTTCCGAAGCGCCGGCCCACGCCGTCCTTGTCGGACAGCCGCCCGTTCTCCACCGGGCGCTCGGTGCCCTTGATCAGCAGGGCCGTGGCGTCGGCGCTCACATCAAAGCTGCCCAGGCCCCGCGGAATGGCCAGGCTCGCGGTGTTGAACAGGATCGCCGTGAGGGCG harbors:
- a CDS encoding VirK/YbjX family protein produces the protein MIQSYIRVSRKAWHYSTQAYETGPDERKKVKRHLRWAALAVLREVSVQGWFAFLDAPVIRPFVEANPRLAFRPMGTYMSRRWNWSRRFKVIRDTYLFVNAKGGEFQAAMLREGGLLLARIPLDKAGTMSLRMRADAQFRKEGEIGVFLELEGTSGAISSFAFSLEHLPEGWSCVVGALQGRKGGDEETIKLATKAMHGLRPKALMVFVAQEVARSLRVAHLLGVGNDIHVARGRILGPGKKILFDYDDLWIEAGGERQPDGWFRLPLKAARRSGDEIKPNKRSMYTKRYALMDALSRQIRTVLTASGSR
- a CDS encoding OmpP1/FadL family transporter is translated as MLSAQTPIGTLISEQSRTNFTVQGAGARAMGLGGAFIAVADDATAVSFNPAGLAQLLHPEVSFVARGTQRSVGYEDFETSSRSRVLAVSDALVSSTRFDPLFISATAPLQAGGRNLVLQLSIQRAFALTDHTQRTLTESPLTTASGLPVQLAQDITQTGQIDLYSLAVAYEVSQRILLGLSYNQWRGRWDLASASLRTTGTTQAAVAFRQTNAMDGENLNLGLIWRWPTWSFGIVHRTGFHADYTFATQLSTSSGSGGFTGAPMTTGLHWPAGTGLGFAYRPSDLWLITADLSHTLWSTTRYMSTSPRLNGQSFFDFDKGDRTPNATDVHLGIEYLKITQDGTVIPLRAGLSREPQPVVDAITGTQRVMNHVSLGSGLKRGAIGVDVAYRYGWSSRRASQSLEVDQILTRTGTPSVGTEHIREHRLDVSTILQFDRHPLERVLRHLFVGD
- a CDS encoding serine/threonine-protein kinase — protein: MGSRIRAVLGLGLAPLLLAQAYSTFYSAYQDGLEAERQGQWKTAAAAYRRAIELRPASAARVVIYGNNLLTNYSPHTHLAHCLLEAGDAAGARAALEKAAFYGEPKAEREALSHAIGQRDQAVVPPKGPLSSAQPTEPVPGPRHPTPPPATEPAPTPAPASAPSPGPSHGPSPMPTPAQAPAQTFPTPAAASSTPAKPQAGLPAPAEAAVPTSAPGPVPAITPAPQAPSGTRGETGLAWRWIWPLGAFLGLVGAILINRRRHRTLHESSFRDPEQLGPYRIERLLGRGGFASTYLAHHAATKAPVALKLLHPYRHDDPEFLRRFRQEAKLGTMLNHPNLVRMLDPGPEAGPPWLAMEYIAGRRLDQVLREDGPPTLPWFLRVALQIAGAMAHAHRLGIVHRDLKPGNVIFDGDQAKVMDFGISRIVDSNTLTTTYAFLGTPRYAAPEAQLKAQVTSAADRYAFGIILFEMLAGHPPFDGETPFEILEQHQRAPLPDLAALRPDLPAELVNLIERLCRKDPDERPDDPEVIEVLERLLLESSSQG
- a CDS encoding DUF4382 domain-containing protein, encoding MLRWRTALLLAATLGGMLILGCGGSSSGSGTGTMNVHLVDGPISGYQEINVNIQTVEIAGNGGWITLGTPRKTLNLLSLVGGVDETLAAGATLPAGHYGQMRLILGAGNTVKLADGTVHDLTVPSGLQTGIKLIVNFDVAAGTTKDVWIDFDAAHSIQVVQAGMSGQYHLRPTVWACDKLVTGSIHGTLTDAATSAALPGVLVYAETLDGSGNAVLARSTVTDAAGAYTLDLLPVGATYFVVSQPVTGAAPTFKAYDAKASDGFALTAMAPVFSYSAAFTANAALGGVAGGLTPVATSSQSDRVNLLQSLTTPSGSHTFIVQTTMATVGTAAETYGFTAVPAGAYSVQALRFTANADGTTTQSASTVQTATVASGATVTVNLGL
- the nadD gene encoding nicotinate (nicotinamide) nucleotide adenylyltransferase; this translates as MRVGLLGGAFNPPHEGHLKLARLALDHLELDELRFVPTFVSPHKPDPGGPGGEARLHLLTEALRAFDPRCRVECLELDRGGTSYTVDTLETLAVREPGTAWILVMGSDQLPGLPRWRQPERVFQLASAAVALRPGAPGTIPEVPGLRPAASWSGHPGELVWLPATELDLASTDLRLRLAADPAQDPGGIPPQVMAAIRTENLYR
- a CDS encoding Glu/Leu/Phe/Val family dehydrogenase; amino-acid sequence: MPIDQTNAFEAMQARLRVASQLYGLDDALFKVFMAPSRSMIVSLPVLMDNGHWEVFTGYRVQHNVARGPAKGGIRYDLNVTLDEVKALAAWMTWKCAVVDVPFGGGKGGIVCDPTRLSLGEKERLTRRYIAEIMDIIGPDRDVPAPDMGTDAQTMAWVLDTYSMHVRRTENAVVTGKPLGLGGSLGRAEATGRGILITAREAMQRLGKPLAGATVAVQGFGNVGSQAARLLHEAGARVVAISDIQGAVKNDRGLDIHALLKHVAEARTVAGFRGAEPLDPKTLLTHPVDILVPAASENQITEANAAQVRAKVIVEGANGPTTPEADPILLEHGVLVVPDILANVGGVTVSYFEWVQNRQGFYWREREVNERLVDYMTHAFQATFATTDKYKTNPRIGAYILALDRVAQAMRYRGFYA
- the obgE gene encoding GTPase ObgE, translating into MFLDHIQLRVAAGHGGSGAMSFRREKFAPEGGPDGGDGGKGGSVFLRANRALNTLNPYRNKREFTAERGRQGEGCMRHGKDGLDVLLEVPLGTLVKDGDTGEVLAELLEHGQDVCVARGGRGGLGNTNFKSSTNRTPRHHQPGEDGEERTLDLELKLIADVGLVGFPNAGKSTLVSRLSAARPKIADYPFTTLEPQLGVVSLDRFGGDLLDSWVIADIPGLIEGAADGAGLGIQFLRHVERTRMLLHLVDLSDPITEPAEAIRVIDGEVQAFSPVLAAKPRWLVGTKLDALQDEERRKAFEALCAERGQKPVFISGVTGEGLRELAFAVDAALKELKGLKEEAR
- the rsfS gene encoding ribosome silencing factor, with protein sequence MTLDSRLATVVDAARSKKAFRIRLLDVKDIASFTDTFAFMSGGSDRQNRAIAEAIEDALKLADGERPISREGETNGNWVLLDFGNLVVHVMDEETRRHYNLEELWNAGRELELPAELPPASDARP
- the dauA gene encoding C4-dicarboxylic acid transporter DauA; its protein translation is MARTRFQDAGDGLPLKALPAAALRAVLAEGYSGRQFRQDLTAGFLVGIVALPLAMALAIAVGVPPQQGLYTAIVAGFFTALLGGSRIQVAGPTAAFIVVLAPLYARFGLAGLLMSGLMAGLILIGMGALRLGRLIEYIPFPVTTGFTTGIATVIAALQLKDLFGLRLEGNPDHFFERLGAMIQARGTASPWEFLVGLGTLAILLLPRLPKRWLVRLPRPLRKIPAPLIALPLAAVVGWGLPHLIPGFSVDTIGTRFHTLIGGRMVDGIPQIPPLPMWPWHAPGPGGQPLGMNLGTLRMLLPSAFAVAMLGAIESLLSAVVADGMARTRHDPDAELMALGVGNVLAPFFGGIPATGAIARTATNFRYGGRTPIAAMTHALTILLAILLLAPLIRFLPMASLAALLLLVAWNMSEAEHFLHTLKVAPKSDVAVLLTCYFLTVVFDMVIAVTVGIMLASLLFMRRMAGLSGGQVTHPDHRALPGPLPEGVVIYDLAGPLFFGAAERAMGAMRAIGADVRVIIFRMEQVPSADVTGLVAMEGVLREMARQGIKAIIVGLHGQAREVFARGGIHGKADELAICDTMTDAFRIMKAKLHTYRRLELGPIRFQVLHREKAKIRKAPK